The window AGCGCAGAAAATCGTACATAGCGCAGATATCATGCTGGTCGTCGGCACATCCCTGGAGGTGTACCCCGCCGCCTACCTGGTTGAAAAGCGCATACGCGGCGTCCCTATGTATATTGTCGACCCTAACGCTGATTCAGAGGCGCGAGACGCCAAGGTGATAAACGCGCCCGCTACCAAAGGTGTGGTCACCCTGGTCGAACAGCTCATCGAACAGGCCTGAGCCCCCTATTTTCCTTGATATCTTTATGGTTCAGGCCCTCCTCATCTCTCCATTTTGACCTATATCAGAGCCGCATCGGACTTGCCACGTACAATACGCCGCTTTCTTGTCAGGCTGTCTTATTTTTAAACGAAGGCGGCCGGCGCCGAATGGCTATGGAGGGAATATGAGCCAAAAAGCAATGAAGTTGTATGATAAAAACGGGCATGTCTGCCTGTTTCTGACCGGTCTGGTCGAAGGGGAAGCAATTCCCAGCAATCAATTGGTCATTGTGGACCATGGCGAAGCCGCGCTCTTTGATCCCGGCGGCGAATTGACCTACACGCCGCTTTCCATCGAACTGTCCAAACACATTTCCATCAAGTCCTCCCTGCGTTACGTCTTCGCCTCGCATCAGGACCCGGACATCATCACTTCCTTGCCGCGCTGGCTGATGCACACCGACTGCCAGGTAGTGACCTCACGTCTGTGGGCGCGCTTCCTGCCGCATCTGGTGTCGGAGTTCGTCTCCGGAAAAATGAATAAATCTCTCAGCCACCGCATGGTGGAGTTGCCGGACGATGGCGCTCAGATCACTTTGGGCAAATCCCAGATCCGCGCGGTGCCCGCGCACTTTTTACACTCAGTGGGTAATTTCCACTTCTACGATCCAATCAGCAAAATTCTATTCTCCGGCGACGTCGGCGCCGCCATGACCCCAGGCTGGGATCATGAACCCGTGCAGGATATGGCCAAGCATATCCCGTTGATGGAAGGCTTCCATAAGCGCTACATGGCTTCCAACAAAGCCTGTCAGGCATGGGTGAATCAGGTGCGCAAACTGGATGTGGAGATGATGCTGCCGCAGCACGGCAAACCGTTTTTCGGCAAAGACAAAATCGGCCAGTTCCTGTCCTGGTTTGAAGACCTGAAGTGCGGGGTCGACCTCATGTAGACGGCCCCGCGCCGAACTGCTATTTCAGCCAGGAAAAAGACCGCGCCAGAAACTCGGAGCCATGGCCGATGACACATTCGCCATGGGCAATGATGATGTTGTCGGGTCGCCACGCCTGCATTTTGCGCAGCGCGGCCCTGGCTTTAGACCTGCCGAATATAAAAGTGAGACGCCAGTCTATTGGCGTCTTGCCATGAGGCGCGATAATCCCCGTCAGCAAAGCGACCCAGCGACGCCAACCATGGAAATGGTCCACTCGGAAGTTTTCGATCAAATCCCCAAGGATCAGAGTGCGGCTGCTGCGATGAAAGAAAACCGCTTCTTTCATGGCGAAGCTGCCGCGAAACAACGTCTGGTCCACATCCTTTTCCCACCCCGGCTCCGGGTTATCGCCCAGTAATCCGTCAAAGGAAATATCCTTGCGTTTTTCCTGCAAGCCAGGCGTGCCGTAGCAGGCGGCGTCGGGGAAATGCGCCATCCACTGAGGCAAAAACAAATGATGAAGTTTATTTGGCGTCACCAGATATTTGACCGGCCCCAACTCGGCGACTTCCCGAGCCAAATTTTCATCGTAACGCGTGGGGGAGTGAACAAGAATATCGCCGTTGGACAAGCGAACCACCGTCATACGGGTGGTATACGCCAACCCAAGATAAGGCACTGCTTCACCGTTGTAGATCCAAAGATTTTCCGCCATTGAGATGAGACTCATGCTTTCCTCCTTGTATGAGTGTTCAAACACTATCCCGACTTATCCTAAGCCACACCTTAACTAAAGCGCCAAAAAATTTTTTGTGAGTATAGCCCACTCATCAACCACATCTGACGAGCGAGCCATACTTGAAAGCGACTTGAGCCTGGTTACGCCGCTTTACGAAAGCGTCTCGCGCCAGCGAATCCAGCCAGGCTGATGGTCATTAGAGCAAG is drawn from Hahella sp. KA22 and contains these coding sequences:
- a CDS encoding MBL fold metallo-hydrolase, with product MSQKAMKLYDKNGHVCLFLTGLVEGEAIPSNQLVIVDHGEAALFDPGGELTYTPLSIELSKHISIKSSLRYVFASHQDPDIITSLPRWLMHTDCQVVTSRLWARFLPHLVSEFVSGKMNKSLSHRMVELPDDGAQITLGKSQIRAVPAHFLHSVGNFHFYDPISKILFSGDVGAAMTPGWDHEPVQDMAKHIPLMEGFHKRYMASNKACQAWVNQVRKLDVEMMLPQHGKPFFGKDKIGQFLSWFEDLKCGVDLM
- a CDS encoding DUF4336 domain-containing protein produces the protein MSLISMAENLWIYNGEAVPYLGLAYTTRMTVVRLSNGDILVHSPTRYDENLAREVAELGPVKYLVTPNKLHHLFLPQWMAHFPDAACYGTPGLQEKRKDISFDGLLGDNPEPGWEKDVDQTLFRGSFAMKEAVFFHRSSRTLILGDLIENFRVDHFHGWRRWVALLTGIIAPHGKTPIDWRLTFIFGRSKARAALRKMQAWRPDNIIIAHGECVIGHGSEFLARSFSWLK